In Chryseobacterium gleum, a single genomic region encodes these proteins:
- a CDS encoding T9SS type A sorting domain-containing protein — MKFFLIIAAFFFTFIKIAAQSYEETYLQSEKERLEKVKTTEIDIDNFINLNINTFDFTNIINKIDKIKAENGNPLTENDYQKALLYAKKEQLRDYYFQKNPEKISYYFAKIMQQCVNGGFEDGTASGGYSFMTKKFNGQNYNAPFNYTSNPLWFEFNNNPLTTITPSANGFATVVNNSVVDPIVGIPRTHSGKYAIRLNKDDGDFDVTKMTRQFVVNQNSISFAFALVMENAGHINSPGISGKNKNPYYQVILRDLSNNILFQRNIIADPANTTLFNGANGNSILYTNWLCEKIPTARFMGQTVTLEIILADCGEGGHFGYGYFDDFCGFECDKSSLDGNLSLNPIKTEKCPTTPIPVSGNYILPAGATYNSLELDILDAVTGNLVTTVLYPTTSGTNFVFNLSDYYFYNGFINSITKFNFKVRLLYSIGSTQYVMQATTNNPSGPDISFEGCTTPCFEFIEINQNQPVTSSQNFQAYTINASSAIHPNLLVNYRAVLEIQLKEGFYASGTDVGIFHAYIAPCEQTQIPKGNIAKMTEKSSESAILLEPEIKIYPNPATNNININPGNQKLVSWELYDMSGKSVLKGSTSPIDVRSILRGSYLLKINLEKTQASKIIIVR, encoded by the coding sequence GTGAAATTTTTTTTAATAATAGCAGCTTTCTTTTTTACTTTTATAAAGATTGCTGCACAAAGCTATGAAGAAACCTATCTTCAGAGTGAGAAGGAGCGTCTAGAAAAAGTAAAAACAACAGAAATTGATATTGATAATTTTATAAACCTCAACATAAATACGTTTGATTTTACAAATATTATCAATAAAATAGATAAGATTAAGGCAGAGAATGGGAATCCTCTTACAGAAAATGATTACCAAAAAGCTTTGTTATATGCTAAAAAAGAACAATTAAGGGATTATTACTTTCAAAAGAACCCCGAGAAAATTTCATATTATTTTGCAAAAATTATGCAACAATGTGTGAACGGAGGTTTTGAAGATGGAACAGCCAGTGGAGGCTATAGCTTTATGACTAAAAAGTTTAACGGACAAAATTATAATGCTCCATTCAACTATACATCAAATCCACTTTGGTTTGAATTTAATAATAATCCTTTGACAACTATAACACCTTCCGCAAATGGCTTTGCCACGGTAGTCAATAATTCTGTTGTAGATCCTATAGTAGGTATTCCCCGTACGCATAGTGGGAAATATGCCATTAGGCTTAATAAAGACGATGGGGATTTTGACGTAACTAAAATGACAAGACAATTTGTAGTCAATCAGAACTCCATCAGCTTTGCATTTGCTTTGGTAATGGAAAATGCCGGACATATAAACAGCCCTGGAATTTCTGGAAAAAATAAAAATCCATACTACCAGGTGATTTTGCGGGACTTGTCAAACAATATTCTTTTCCAGAGAAATATAATTGCTGATCCTGCCAATACAACACTTTTCAATGGGGCTAATGGAAACAGTATTTTATATACTAACTGGCTCTGTGAAAAAATTCCTACCGCAAGATTTATGGGCCAAACAGTGACCCTTGAAATTATTCTTGCAGATTGTGGAGAAGGAGGCCATTTTGGATACGGCTACTTTGACGATTTCTGCGGATTTGAATGTGACAAATCTTCTCTAGATGGGAATTTAAGTCTGAATCCCATAAAGACTGAAAAATGTCCTACTACTCCAATCCCGGTTTCCGGAAATTATATTCTTCCTGCTGGAGCGACCTACAACAGTTTGGAGCTTGACATATTAGATGCTGTAACTGGAAATCTTGTTACAACGGTATTATACCCTACTACGTCAGGAACAAACTTTGTATTCAACCTATCCGATTATTACTTTTACAATGGATTTATAAACTCCATCACAAAATTTAACTTCAAGGTTCGTCTTCTTTATTCAATCGGTAGTACCCAATATGTGATGCAAGCCACCACTAATAACCCTTCTGGACCGGATATTTCTTTTGAAGGCTGTACAACACCATGCTTTGAATTTATTGAAATTAATCAAAATCAACCGGTAACATCATCACAAAATTTTCAAGCTTATACAATTAATGCCAGCTCTGCAATTCATCCCAATCTCTTGGTGAACTATAGAGCTGTTCTTGAAATACAACTTAAAGAGGGCTTTTATGCATCAGGAACGGATGTGGGGATTTTTCATGCTTATATTGCACCATGTGAACAAACTCAAATTCCTAAAGGAAATATTGCAAAAATGACAGAAAAGAGTTCTGAGTCAGCAATACTTTTAGAACCGGAAATAAAGATATATCCTAACCCTGCTACTAATAATATTAATATTAATCCAGGTAATCAAAAACTGGTTTCATGGGAGCTATATGATATGTCAGGAAAATCCGTTTTAAAAGGTAGCACTTCACCAATAGATGTTCGGTCTATCTTAAGAGGTAGCTATCTATTAAAAATTAATTTAGAGAAAACGCAAGCCTCAAAAATTATAATTGTTAGATAA
- a CDS encoding DUF6702 family protein, whose amino-acid sequence MKKLLYISGILTFFVLMSFMYVDFFSSMTKVDYIDGSKTLKFTTKMNTSHISDAIKINPNTAGFEAEVKKYVNNNFDVFVNGAPKTITFTGSQVSGETVWVYFETGGVSDINTLKIKNTILLSAFPKQINIVNIAYKGSQKTMNFQRGKEVNEVSF is encoded by the coding sequence ATGAAAAAACTTTTATATATATCAGGAATTTTAACATTTTTTGTGTTAATGAGTTTTATGTATGTAGACTTTTTCTCTTCAATGACCAAAGTGGATTATATTGATGGAAGCAAGACATTGAAGTTTACCACAAAAATGAATACAAGCCATATCTCTGATGCTATTAAAATAAACCCTAACACGGCTGGATTTGAAGCGGAGGTAAAAAAATATGTGAACAATAATTTTGATGTATTTGTCAATGGGGCTCCTAAAACGATAACCTTCACAGGAAGTCAGGTCAGCGGAGAAACTGTATGGGTGTATTTTGAAACCGGAGGCGTTTCAGATATCAACACCTTAAAAATTAAAAATACGATCCTTTTAAGCGCTTTTCCTAAGCAGATCAACATTGTTAACATTGCCTATAAAGGCAGCCAGAAAACGATGAACTTCCAAAGAGGAAAAGAAGTGAATGAGGTTTCTTTTTAA
- the rho gene encoding transcription termination factor Rho: protein MFNIETLRSKSVTELTKILKDLGVKVARNSNENDKIFAILDFQASNPKVAKDYFNATETASITTEEAPAEKPAKAPAKKAAPKKTAAKPKANAKAPVEPDAEEKTEEKVPASEEVKQEEPKAEAAAVTEEPTATAQAKKKRKRVSANTASSETAQERTEVPKNTESPEPAQAEEKPNNSQQPQANRPQKGQNHPQNSGNQHKNQNQHQQHQNQNQNRHSEKAEEQNDPKKEFNFDGLVSIEGVLEILPDNYGFLRSSDFSYISSPDDVYVSTAQIRNFGLKTGDTVKGIVRLPKEGEKYFSLLRPTEVNGRDLAFIKDRVAFEYLTPLFPEEKFNLAGSGSTVSTRIVDLFAPIGKGQRAMIVAQPKTGKTMLLKDIANSIAANHPEVYMMVLLIDERPEEVTDMERSVNAEVIASTFDEAAEKHVKVANLVLAKAQRMVECGHDVVILLDSITRLARAYNTVTPASGKVLSGGVDANALHKPKRFFGAARKIEGGGSLTIIATALIDTGSKMDEVIFEEFKGTGNMELQLDRKIANRRIYPAIDLVASSTRRDDLLLDEVTSQRMWILRKYLSEMNPVEAMEFVDKNIKGTLNNEEFLMSMNK, encoded by the coding sequence ATGTTTAACATAGAAACGTTAAGGTCAAAATCCGTAACGGAACTGACTAAAATCTTAAAAGATTTAGGCGTTAAAGTTGCAAGAAACAGCAATGAAAATGACAAGATCTTTGCTATTCTTGACTTTCAGGCTTCTAACCCTAAAGTTGCAAAAGATTATTTCAACGCCACTGAAACCGCCAGTATAACTACTGAAGAGGCTCCGGCAGAAAAACCTGCCAAAGCCCCGGCAAAAAAAGCTGCCCCGAAAAAAACGGCAGCCAAGCCAAAAGCAAATGCAAAAGCTCCGGTAGAACCTGATGCAGAGGAAAAAACAGAAGAAAAGGTGCCGGCTTCCGAAGAAGTAAAACAGGAAGAACCAAAAGCTGAAGCTGCTGCAGTAACAGAAGAACCCACAGCAACAGCCCAGGCAAAAAAGAAAAGAAAAAGAGTTTCTGCCAATACAGCTAGTTCAGAAACAGCCCAGGAAAGAACAGAAGTTCCCAAAAACACAGAATCCCCAGAGCCTGCCCAGGCTGAAGAAAAGCCTAACAATTCTCAACAACCACAGGCTAACAGACCTCAAAAAGGACAAAACCACCCACAGAACAGTGGAAACCAGCATAAAAACCAAAACCAGCACCAACAGCACCAAAACCAGAATCAGAACAGACATTCTGAAAAGGCAGAGGAGCAGAACGATCCTAAAAAAGAATTTAATTTCGATGGATTGGTAAGTATTGAAGGGGTTTTGGAAATCCTACCGGATAACTACGGATTTTTACGTTCCTCAGATTTCAGTTATATCTCTTCTCCTGATGATGTGTATGTTTCTACAGCACAGATCAGAAATTTCGGTTTGAAAACCGGAGATACAGTGAAAGGAATTGTAAGACTTCCTAAAGAAGGGGAGAAATACTTCTCATTATTAAGACCTACAGAAGTTAACGGACGTGATCTTGCATTTATCAAAGACCGTGTAGCTTTTGAATATCTGACACCACTTTTCCCTGAAGAAAAATTTAACCTTGCGGGAAGCGGTTCTACAGTGTCCACAAGAATTGTAGATTTATTTGCACCTATCGGAAAAGGTCAGAGAGCAATGATTGTTGCACAGCCTAAGACAGGTAAGACAATGTTGCTTAAAGACATTGCCAATTCTATTGCAGCGAATCACCCGGAAGTATATATGATGGTTCTTCTGATCGATGAACGTCCGGAAGAGGTTACTGACATGGAAAGAAGTGTGAATGCAGAAGTAATTGCTTCTACATTTGACGAAGCCGCTGAAAAACATGTAAAAGTAGCTAACCTTGTTCTTGCAAAAGCACAAAGAATGGTTGAGTGCGGACATGATGTAGTCATCTTACTGGACTCTATTACAAGACTGGCAAGAGCATACAACACCGTAACACCTGCATCAGGTAAAGTTCTTTCCGGTGGGGTAGATGCGAATGCTCTTCATAAACCGAAAAGATTCTTCGGAGCAGCAAGAAAAATCGAAGGCGGAGGGTCTCTTACAATTATTGCTACTGCATTGATTGATACAGGATCCAAAATGGATGAAGTAATCTTTGAAGAATTTAAAGGTACAGGTAACATGGAACTTCAGCTGGACAGAAAAATTGCTAACAGAAGAATTTATCCTGCTATTGACCTTGTAGCATCAAGCACCCGTAGAGATGATCTTCTTCTGGATGAAGTAACTTCACAGAGAATGTGGATTCTTAGAAAATATCTTTCTGAGATGAATCCTGTAGAAGCAATGGAATTTGTAGATAAAAACATTAAAGGAACCCTTAATAATGAGGAATTCCTGATGTCTATGAATAAATAA
- a CDS encoding superoxide dismutase, with protein sequence MSFELPKLGYAYDALEPTIDARTMEIHHTKHHQAYIDNLNKAIEGTELAGKTIEEICQTGTDKPAVRNNGGGHFNHSLFWEILIPGGSKEPVGNVKAAIENYGGFDKFKTDFSEAAKTRFGSGWAWLVKNADGSVSVSSTPNQDNPLMPVADVKGTPVLGLDVWEHAYYLNYQNRRPDYVSAFFDVVNWDKVEELFNK encoded by the coding sequence ATGTCATTTGAATTACCAAAATTAGGATATGCATATGATGCATTAGAGCCAACTATTGATGCAAGAACTATGGAAATCCACCATACAAAACACCACCAGGCATACATTGACAATTTAAATAAAGCAATTGAAGGTACTGAACTAGCAGGAAAAACAATTGAAGAAATCTGCCAGACAGGAACTGATAAGCCAGCAGTAAGAAATAACGGAGGAGGCCACTTCAACCACTCTTTATTCTGGGAAATTTTAATACCTGGAGGAAGCAAAGAACCTGTAGGAAATGTAAAAGCTGCCATCGAAAACTATGGAGGTTTTGATAAATTCAAAACTGATTTTTCTGAAGCTGCTAAAACAAGATTCGGTTCAGGATGGGCTTGGTTGGTAAAAAATGCTGATGGTTCTGTATCTGTTTCTTCTACACCCAACCAGGATAACCCATTAATGCCTGTAGCAGACGTTAAAGGAACTCCGGTTTTAGGATTAGACGTTTGGGAGCATGCTTATTATTTAAACTACCAGAACAGAAGACCTGACTATGTTTCTGCTTTCTTCGATGTAGTAAACTGGGATAAAGTAGAAGAATTATTCAATAAATAA
- a CDS encoding DUF6146 family protein: MKNIILLVMIALIPFSCFSQETPKKDKEQHEMKPSKNEDGEWDLTVIDTQFDYFLSAVAKPISQYSESYLKTKNTFLVNEWNSYYYSGRYRNIIESGIDYDPKENYGIKFEYKLYQVFVYVNWKYGIKMNGLSMTDTARQ; this comes from the coding sequence ATGAAAAATATTATTTTATTAGTAATGATTGCATTGATTCCTTTTAGCTGTTTTTCTCAGGAAACACCAAAGAAAGACAAAGAGCAGCATGAGATGAAGCCTTCCAAAAATGAAGACGGAGAATGGGATCTTACAGTCATTGATACGCAGTTTGATTATTTTCTGAGTGCTGTGGCTAAACCTATCAGCCAATACTCAGAATCTTATCTGAAGACAAAAAACACATTTCTGGTCAACGAATGGAACAGTTATTACTATTCCGGCAGATATAGAAATATTATTGAATCAGGAATAGATTATGATCCAAAAGAGAATTACGGGATCAAGTTTGAATATAAATTATACCAGGTTTTTGTATATGTCAACTGGAAGTATGGAATTAAAATGAATGGGCTATCCATGACTGATACTGCGAGACAATAA
- a CDS encoding DUF5689 domain-containing protein: MKNIYFKAAIFSAISMLTFSSCVKTDDYEVPEIKCTNKFAAANHPLTDLAAIAKAKPTEADIIKEDYIVEAYVSSSDESGNIYKMMFLQDKPENPTQGIEIDIDGGNQYLDYPIGSLVRINLKGLIVQGVNGNIKVGSFDPNYPIGRINPNKLSNYMARVCDGQKAVVTAIKPLEFNSIADALKNGAHINQLVKIKNVQFEEPELTKTFADESATGDRYITDKKAGRLDLRFSNYATFAKSPISPKYEKSGDIVLLLSRFTSSSNATIFTDQAYIRTLDDINFPNPRFNPGEPDAPSASAVNLFAGSDFENWATFLSSVNGFGLKPYATQGLGLGYNGTNSLQIKGTPTANDYVFTSVAATGIPAVPKRITMYIKGNATGKSLSFNVYKAGGGFYVFNLGTFSTGATLGVESANSYNGSINTNGQWRLVELTLTGIADVNTTAGKDMFAIKTGNGGVYDVQIDNITIE, translated from the coding sequence ATGAAAAATATATATTTTAAAGCGGCGATTTTCAGTGCTATTTCAATGCTGACCTTCTCATCTTGTGTAAAAACTGATGATTATGAGGTGCCGGAAATCAAGTGTACCAATAAATTTGCAGCGGCAAATCACCCTCTGACTGACCTTGCTGCGATTGCAAAAGCAAAACCAACTGAAGCTGATATCATTAAAGAAGATTACATTGTTGAAGCATATGTTTCCTCAAGCGATGAATCAGGAAATATCTATAAAATGATGTTCCTTCAGGATAAACCTGAAAACCCGACACAAGGGATTGAAATTGACATCGATGGTGGAAATCAGTATCTTGATTATCCTATCGGATCTTTAGTAAGAATCAACCTGAAAGGATTGATCGTTCAGGGAGTTAATGGAAACATTAAAGTAGGTTCTTTTGATCCTAATTATCCTATCGGTAGAATCAACCCTAATAAACTATCCAATTACATGGCAAGGGTTTGTGACGGACAAAAGGCTGTAGTAACTGCAATAAAGCCATTAGAGTTTAATTCTATTGCTGATGCCCTTAAAAATGGAGCTCACATCAATCAGCTTGTAAAAATTAAAAACGTTCAGTTTGAAGAACCGGAACTGACAAAAACTTTTGCTGATGAATCAGCTACAGGTGACCGTTATATTACGGATAAAAAAGCAGGAAGATTGGATCTTCGTTTCAGTAACTATGCAACTTTTGCAAAATCTCCGATCTCTCCTAAATATGAAAAAAGTGGTGATATCGTTCTTCTTTTGAGCCGTTTTACAAGTTCAAGTAACGCAACTATTTTCACAGATCAGGCTTATATCAGAACTCTTGATGATATTAACTTCCCGAACCCAAGATTCAATCCGGGTGAACCAGATGCTCCTTCAGCTTCTGCTGTAAACCTTTTTGCTGGTTCAGATTTTGAAAACTGGGCAACTTTCTTATCAAGTGTAAACGGTTTCGGACTTAAGCCTTACGCTACACAAGGTCTTGGTTTAGGATATAACGGTACAAATTCACTTCAGATCAAAGGTACTCCTACAGCTAATGATTATGTATTTACATCTGTTGCTGCTACAGGAATACCAGCTGTACCAAAAAGAATTACAATGTATATCAAAGGTAATGCAACAGGAAAATCACTGTCTTTCAACGTATATAAAGCAGGTGGAGGTTTCTACGTATTTAACTTAGGGACATTCTCTACTGGTGCTACTTTAGGAGTAGAAAGTGCTAACTCTTACAACGGTTCTATCAATACAAACGGACAATGGAGACTAGTTGAGCTTACCCTTACAGGTATTGCAGACGTTAACACTACAGCCGGAAAAGATATGTTTGCCATCAAAACCGGAAATGGTGGAGTATATGATGTTCAGATTGACAATATCACAATTGAGTAA
- a CDS encoding carboxypeptidase-like regulatory domain-containing protein: MIKKLSLISLFTLLPASYYYAQTTVFAYLKDADGKPVEQANVDLKGAGNDAKADKIGYFQFTDLMPGHYQIMVTKPNFETKMFEFDVTSDEKRKDLGVITLYSALNGADQGLAIVEDSGESDSGGAQQTATVGLLQSSQDVFNRIASFDLGPYWFRPRGIDSRTGENMINGVSMAAADNGDVDFSTWGGLNEITRYPEISANHAPSEYAFGGTTGVFYKNTKASEYRKGSQLTYSLTNRNYRNRLSYRFSSGMNKNGWAFTGMIARRWAQEGIQDGTAYDAYSGYIGIEKKFSDSHTMTLNAIGSKYARSSSSPSTQEVYDFRGVHYNSYWGWQNGDKRNERVKRGFQPMIQLQDFWKINKNSQLWTSVSYQFGKEYSSRLDWYRANNPSPTYYRNLPSYWLNYKDPSPEQAANIGITRDWWTNDDQSHTQINWDNLYNANRNVEYNALLGGRRAAYYLVDDVKDDKVWNVSTHYTYNFTDTSRFILNLSYQNYRSEQYREVNDLLGADFALNMDPFASNTNAGSVWGKFNTRESDTDVAKREGDKIGYSYIFRRQEFKINPAFKFSTGKFDVFVSGLFGYTTNSREGLFQHYLYESSYGKGADQNFWNAGIKGQVTYKINGRNFLVYNGAYFSQSPFLNDIYFNTRVSGVTTPGIKNVVVDANDLSYVISTPIIKLRLTGYLVNTQNETSVQRYFAQGVKLTNLTESGDQAPIQDGAFITQVLAGANKRNMGVELGAQVKLTPTLAASGLLSLGQYTYTNNPTVYFASDAVGTFRELDGNGNIVSRSYTNMGEATLKNYRQGGTPQEAYTLGLRYSSPKYWWLGATWNYFGHSFLDPSPVTRTERFYTNPNTPGVPYDQVNDEELARVLTPTKLPSAFFFNVNAGKSWMIGKYYVLVSASVNNILNNRNYITGGFEQTRNVNYIDYANDYDSGNMVFAPKYWYNQGRSYFVNLQFRF; the protein is encoded by the coding sequence ATGATTAAAAAACTATCATTGATCTCTTTATTTACTTTGCTGCCTGCTTCATATTATTATGCGCAGACAACAGTGTTTGCGTATCTTAAGGATGCAGACGGTAAGCCTGTTGAGCAAGCAAATGTAGATTTAAAAGGAGCAGGAAATGATGCAAAGGCAGACAAAATCGGATATTTCCAATTTACGGATTTGATGCCCGGACATTATCAGATTATGGTTACAAAACCCAATTTTGAAACTAAAATGTTTGAATTTGATGTAACCAGTGATGAGAAAAGAAAAGATCTTGGAGTAATTACTCTTTATTCTGCATTGAATGGTGCAGACCAGGGATTAGCTATTGTAGAAGATTCCGGAGAGAGTGACAGCGGTGGTGCACAGCAAACGGCGACTGTAGGATTATTACAGTCTTCACAAGATGTTTTCAACAGAATTGCAAGTTTCGATTTAGGACCATACTGGTTCCGTCCGAGAGGAATTGATAGCAGAACAGGTGAGAATATGATCAATGGGGTTTCTATGGCCGCTGCAGATAATGGGGACGTAGACTTCAGTACGTGGGGAGGATTGAACGAAATTACCCGTTACCCGGAAATTTCAGCTAACCATGCTCCTTCAGAATATGCTTTCGGAGGAACTACCGGAGTATTTTATAAGAATACAAAAGCCAGCGAGTACAGAAAAGGAAGCCAGCTGACATACTCTCTTACCAACAGAAATTATAGAAACAGATTATCCTACAGATTCTCTTCCGGGATGAATAAGAACGGATGGGCATTTACAGGAATGATCGCCAGAAGATGGGCACAGGAAGGGATCCAGGATGGTACTGCTTATGATGCATACAGTGGGTATATTGGTATTGAGAAGAAATTCAGCGATAGCCATACGATGACTTTAAATGCTATTGGATCTAAATACGCAAGAAGCTCTTCAAGTCCTAGTACACAGGAAGTATACGACTTCAGAGGAGTTCATTATAACTCTTACTGGGGATGGCAGAATGGAGATAAAAGAAATGAAAGGGTAAAAAGAGGATTCCAGCCGATGATCCAATTACAGGATTTCTGGAAAATTAATAAAAACTCTCAATTATGGACCTCTGTTTCTTATCAGTTTGGAAAAGAATACAGTTCCCGATTAGACTGGTACAGAGCGAATAACCCATCACCAACTTATTACCGTAATTTGCCGAGTTACTGGTTAAATTATAAAGATCCTTCTCCGGAACAGGCTGCTAACATCGGAATTACGAGAGACTGGTGGACGAATGATGATCAGTCACACACACAGATCAACTGGGATAATCTTTATAATGCCAACCGAAACGTAGAATACAATGCGTTATTAGGGGGAAGAAGAGCAGCTTATTATCTTGTTGATGATGTAAAAGATGATAAAGTATGGAATGTATCTACGCACTATACTTATAACTTCACCGATACTTCCCGATTTATCTTAAACTTATCTTACCAGAACTACAGATCTGAACAGTACAGAGAAGTAAATGATCTTTTGGGTGCTGATTTTGCTCTTAATATGGACCCGTTTGCATCCAATACGAATGCTGGAAGTGTTTGGGGAAAATTCAATACAAGAGAAAGCGATACTGATGTTGCCAAAAGAGAAGGTGATAAAATCGGATACAGCTATATTTTCAGAAGACAGGAATTCAAAATAAATCCTGCTTTTAAATTCTCAACAGGAAAGTTTGATGTGTTTGTTTCCGGATTATTCGGGTATACGACAAACAGCAGAGAAGGATTGTTCCAGCACTATCTGTATGAATCTTCTTATGGAAAAGGTGCAGATCAAAACTTCTGGAATGCAGGTATCAAAGGACAGGTTACCTATAAAATCAATGGTAGAAACTTCCTTGTTTATAACGGAGCTTACTTTTCACAGTCTCCTTTCCTGAATGATATTTATTTTAATACAAGAGTAAGTGGCGTTACAACGCCGGGAATCAAAAATGTTGTTGTTGATGCCAATGATCTGAGTTATGTAATTTCTACTCCGATTATTAAACTTAGACTGACAGGTTATCTTGTTAATACACAAAACGAAACAAGTGTACAGAGATACTTCGCACAGGGAGTTAAACTGACCAATCTTACTGAAAGCGGAGATCAGGCTCCTATTCAGGATGGTGCTTTCATTACTCAGGTTCTGGCAGGTGCCAACAAAAGAAATATGGGTGTTGAGCTTGGTGCACAGGTGAAACTTACTCCTACTTTAGCAGCCAGTGGATTATTAAGCTTAGGACAGTATACTTATACTAATAATCCTACCGTTTATTTTGCATCTGATGCTGTTGGAACTTTCAGAGAGCTTGACGGGAACGGAAATATCGTTTCAAGATCTTATACCAATATGGGGGAAGCAACGCTTAAAAACTACAGACAGGGCGGAACTCCTCAGGAGGCATATACGCTAGGTCTTCGTTACAGCAGCCCTAAATACTGGTGGTTAGGAGCAACATGGAACTATTTCGGACATTCATTCCTGGATCCTTCTCCTGTAACCAGAACAGAAAGATTCTACACAAATCCTAATACGCCGGGAGTACCTTATGATCAGGTAAATGATGAAGAACTAGCAAGAGTTCTTACACCTACAAAACTGCCTTCAGCATTCTTCTTCAATGTGAATGCAGGGAAATCGTGGATGATCGGTAAGTATTATGTGCTGGTGTCTGCATCTGTCAATAATATCCTTAATAACAGAAATTATATTACAGGAGGATTTGAACAGACCAGAAACGTTAACTATATTGATTATGCTAATGATTATGACAGCGGAAATATGGTATTCGCTCCTAAATATTGGTATAATCAGGGGAGATCTTATTTTGTTAACCTTCAATTCAGATTCTAA
- a CDS encoding endonuclease has product MKRFSSLFALFLSIVAFSQQQGKLRKVATVGFLNVENLWDTIRSADYIDGTKDIKNPAFHRSIPMDSIQFLEAEKYDGPWSDGALKGKKAVRLQSGSEEFTPKSAKNYGTKIYKAKLANEAKVISEMGAQYTKTAPAVVGLIEVENRQVIQDLVNEPALKKYDYGIIHYNSYDYRGIDVALIYQKRRFTPTNSLKKELVIYGDNGKREYTRDILVVTGFLDNEKVAFFMNHWPSRRGGEAISLPKRNAAAALLKQQMDSVRAADPTTKLFAMGDFNDDPVSPSLKNHLKAQANPKDLSEETPYLNLMYPLYKKGVASLAYQDAPNLFDQIIVSKNLISDQVTKEYSVYKTEIFAPAYLVNKEGNYKGYPFRSWNGDQFTGGYSDHFPAFVVLQKEP; this is encoded by the coding sequence ATGAAGAGATTTTCGAGTCTGTTTGCCCTATTTCTTTCAATTGTGGCATTCTCACAACAACAGGGAAAACTGAGAAAAGTAGCTACCGTTGGTTTTTTAAATGTAGAAAACCTTTGGGACACTATCCGCTCAGCAGATTATATTGACGGAACCAAAGACATTAAAAATCCTGCTTTTCACAGAAGTATCCCTATGGATTCTATCCAATTTCTGGAAGCAGAAAAATATGACGGCCCATGGAGTGATGGAGCTTTAAAAGGGAAAAAAGCAGTAAGACTACAAAGTGGTTCTGAAGAATTCACCCCAAAAAGTGCAAAAAACTACGGAACTAAAATTTATAAAGCAAAGCTGGCCAATGAAGCTAAAGTAATTTCTGAAATGGGAGCACAGTATACCAAAACAGCTCCTGCAGTAGTTGGCCTTATTGAGGTTGAAAACAGACAGGTAATCCAGGATCTTGTCAATGAACCTGCTTTAAAAAAATATGATTATGGAATTATTCACTACAATTCTTATGATTACAGAGGAATTGACGTTGCACTGATCTATCAGAAACGAAGATTCACTCCCACCAATTCATTAAAAAAGGAGCTGGTCATTTACGGTGACAACGGGAAAAGAGAATATACGAGAGATATCCTTGTGGTAACAGGATTTTTAGACAATGAAAAAGTAGCTTTCTTCATGAATCACTGGCCATCAAGAAGAGGCGGTGAAGCAATTTCCTTACCCAAAAGAAATGCAGCCGCTGCATTATTAAAACAACAAATGGACAGCGTAAGAGCAGCCGACCCAACAACAAAGCTTTTTGCGATGGGTGACTTTAATGATGATCCTGTAAGTCCCAGTTTAAAAAACCATCTGAAGGCACAGGCTAATCCAAAAGATTTAAGTGAAGAAACACCATACCTTAATCTGATGTATCCTTTATATAAAAAAGGAGTTGCTTCTCTGGCTTATCAGGATGCTCCCAATCTGTTTGACCAGATTATTGTTTCTAAAAACCTAATTTCAGATCAGGTAACAAAAGAATATTCCGTATATAAGACAGAAATCTTTGCACCGGCGTATCTGGTGAATAAAGAAGGTAATTATAAAGGCTATCCTTTCAGATCCTGGAACGGAGACCAGTTTACAGGAGGCTACAGTGACCACTTTCCGGCGTTTGTAGTTCTCCAGAAAGAACCATAA